One window of the Flavobacteriaceae bacterium YJPT1-3 genome contains the following:
- a CDS encoding DUF3291 domain-containing protein, producing MHLAQVNIARMKGPIDSPIMADFVANLDRINALAEKHKGFVWRMQGDDGNATALRVFEDDELLINLSVWKDHESLFEYVYHSAHVEIMKRRKEWFQHMKSVHMALWYVDQEHQPDPQEAKERLAHIRANGESPFAFTFKNKYTPKEALTYHP from the coding sequence ATGCATCTTGCTCAAGTCAACATAGCCCGTATGAAAGGGCCTATTGATTCGCCCATAATGGCTGACTTTGTAGCCAACCTCGATCGTATCAATGCCTTGGCCGAAAAGCACAAGGGTTTTGTCTGGAGAATGCAAGGGGACGATGGAAATGCGACTGCCCTGCGCGTTTTTGAGGATGACGAATTACTGATCAATCTTTCGGTTTGGAAAGATCACGAGTCTCTTTTTGAGTACGTTTACCATAGCGCACATGTGGAAATCATGAAAAGACGAAAAGAATGGTTTCAGCATATGAAATCGGTGCACATGGCGTTGTGGTATGTAGATCAGGAACATCAACCCGATCCGCAGGAAGCCAAGGAGCGCCTGGCTCATATTCGAGCCAACGGAGAATCACCTTTTGCCTTTACCTTTAAAAATAAGTATACACCCAAAGAAGCACTAACCTACCATCCATGA